ACCAGGCACTGGTTGCGCCGGTCTGTAGCCGGAAGTCTGTTCGGCATGGCGAACAAAGAGACGACGAAGCCCACGAGCAAGAGGCGGCGGCCCCGGCAGGTCCGCTCCGCGGGTGACTACCTGGCACTCGGCGGCCTGACGGGCGTTCCGTCGCTGCATGGACCTGAGTCGTGCATCGTCGTGCTCCCCACGCCGGACGGACGAGCGAGCCTGAATGCGGCGTACGCATGCTGATCGAACGCAGAAGCCCAGAGGGGGACCGATGGTGGCTGGTCGCCGCCGCCGGCGTCGCGTTGTTCATCGGCCAGCTCGACTCCACGATCGTCAACGTCGCGCTACCGACGCTCGAAGACGAGTTCGCGACCTCGACGGAGGTCACCCAGTGGGTCGTTCTCGGCTGCGCGCTGCCGCTGATCGGCTTCGCGCTACCCGCGGGCCGCTGGGTCGATACCGTCGGCCTGCGGGCGGCATTGACCTTCGCCGTAACGGGGTTCGCGATCGCGAGCGCACTCGTAGGACTTGCCCCGGACATGGCATTTCTGATCGTCGCCCGGGTCGCGCAGGGAACGTTCGGCGCGATCATGTTCACCCTCGTGCCCGTGCTTGCCACCGTCGCCGTCTCCCCACGGGCCAAGGGGCGAGCGATGGCGGTCGTGATGACGTTGGGTCCACTCGGTGCGGTGTCGGGTCCGGCACTCGGCGGCATCGTGATTGACACCATCGGGTGGCGCTGGGTCTTCTTCGCCAACCTTCCGGTCGCGGTGGTCGTCGTCGCGATCGGGTACGCCCAGCTCGATGCCGGCGCTCGACTGCGCTGGCCGGACCGCGCCACGGTGGCCCAGGTAGCGCTGCTCGTCGGTGCCGCGGCCAGTGTGCTGGTGGCGCTTACGTTCGGCGTACGCCAACCTGCCTGGCTGCTGCTCGCAGGCCTCGCGGTTCCGCTCGTCATCATCTGGCTGCGGCTCGACGCGAGTCGCCCGGTCGTCGAGTTGCTCGCGACGCCGGGTCTGCGCGGCATTCACATGTCGCTGCTGCTGGAGATGAGCGCCGTCGCCGCGATGTCGTTCCTCATTCCGTTCCATCTCGTCCGCGATGTCGGCTCCTCGGCGGCCGAAGCCGGATTGGTCATGCTCGCTATGCCGGCGGTGATGATCCTCGCGGGAGGGCCCGCCGGGGCGGCGGTCGACCGCGGTGACGCCCGCCGCGTTGCCCATCGGGGTGCGTGGGTGGTCACGACGGCAAGCGCGATGATCGTCGGCGGTGCGGCGTTCGGCGGGTCGCTCGCGATCGCGGGGGCGCTTGCGCTCCTCGGGCTCGGAGCGGCGTACTTCGCCGGACCGAGCCAGGCGGCCGCGATGGGGGCTTCCGACGCGGGGCGGCTGGGCACGACGGCCGCGACGACGAGTCTCGCCCGTCAGCTCGGGGCCGCTGCTGGGCCGGCGATCGCGACGACCGTGTGGACTGTCGCGGGCGGCGATGAGACCGGCTTGTTGACGGCGCTGGCCGTCACGGTGCCCATCTGCCTGCTCAGCGCGGGCGCTCTTGGCGCGCGCCGTCCGCTGTTCGAGCCCGCGGAAGGCGTCGTCGGCCGGAGGGCGGCCCGATGACCCTGTTTCGTACCAACCCGGCGCCGTCGACGCGGCTCGACCTGGCCGCACGCATCGACCCCGACCTCGCGGCGCGCCGGGTTGTCGCCGACCACGACCGCTTGCTGCGTACTGTCGAGGGCCGAACGGACTTCGAGCTGTCAGCCAGGGACTACGCCGGCAGTGCACGTCCCAACGCGCTCTGGGACTCCTTGCACGATCTGCTGGCGCTGATGATCGCTGGCGACGAGGTCGCGCTCGGCATGCTGCACGAGGCGGATCGCGGTCGCACGCACTGGGCGCTCGACGACGAGTGCGAGACGCGAGACGTACGCAGGCGGCTCGACTCGTCGGGCGTCGCCGCGGGGCGCGTACTACCGGCGTGGCTATTGCTGCACCGGCTGGTGTCGGTACGCGACGCACTGGACCACGAGCTGCGCTCGGTCGACCCACGCCTGTGGCGCGGGGCGCTCGGCGCGGCCGTCGAGGACGCGCTCACCGCCGACGGAGCATCGCCCTTCCGAAGGGCCGGCCATCACCTTTGCCCACCGCTTACCCGGGTCACTTGGACCATCACAACGAAAGGAAGAACCGATGAGTGAGAACGTCAGACTGGCGGTCGTCTACTACAGCGCGACCGGCAACGTGCACCGGCTCGCGACCTGCGTCGCTGAGGGTGCCGAGAAGGCCGGCGCGGACGTACGCCTGCGCAAGGTCGCGGAGCTCGCACCCGCGCACGCCGTCGCTGCGAATCCGGACTGGTCTTGGCACGTCGAAAGCACCCGAGACGTCGAGGAGGCCGACGTCGACGACCTGACCTGGGCTGACGCCGTGATGTTCGGTACGCCGACGCGTTACGGGGCGATGGCCAGTCAGCTCAAGCAGTTCATCGACGTGACGGGGCCCGTCTGGCAGCAGGGCCTGCTTGCCGACAAGGTGTACGGCGCGTTCGGATCCGCGGGGACAGCGCACGGCGGTCACGAGAGCACGCTGCTTTCGCTGCACAACGTCTTCTACCACTGGGGCGGCATCATCGTGCCTCCCGGATACACCGACCCGATCCAGTTCGAGCTCGGCACCCCGTATGGCATATCGCACGTCAGCGGGGGTGGGGCGCCCGATGAAACCGTGATCGAAGGTGCGCGCTACCAAGCGCGGCGGGTGACCGAGACTGCCGCCAGGCTCAAAGCAGGGAGCCGCGTGCTCGCCGCGTGACGCGGACATGAGCCGTGCTGAGACACTTGGGATATGCAGACACGGCGTGACGTGATCGTCCTCGGTTCGACCGGTTCCGTCGGTACCCAAGCGCTCGAGATCGTCGCGGCGAACCCCGAGCGGTTCCGGGTCGTCGGCCTCGCGGCAGGGGGCGGCAACCCGGAGCTGCTGGCGCAACAGGTCGTTGCGGCCGGCGTACCCGCGGTCGCGGTCGCGCGTACGTCGGCCGTGCAGGATCTCCAACTCGCGTTGTACGCCGAGGCGCAGCGGCGCGGCTGGTCATCGGGCGAGTACGCGCTGCCGCGCATCCTGGCCGGGCCCGATGCCGCCGCCGACCTGGCACGGGAGACCTGCGACGTCGTTCTCAACGCGATCACCGGGTCGGTCGGCCTGATGCCGACGATCGCGGCTCTGGAGTCCGGTACGACCCTCGCGCTGGCGAACAAGGAGTCGCTGATCATCGGCGGACCCATCGTCACCGACCTCGCCAAGCCCGGCCAGATCGTGCCAGTCGACTCCGAGCACAGCGCGATCGCGCAGTGTCTACGCGGCGGGCGCCAGGACGAAGTGCGCCGGCTGGTGCTCACCGCGAGCGGAGGGCCGTTCCGCGGGCGTACGCGCGCCGAGCTCGGTGATGTCACGGTCGGGCAGGCGATGGAACATCCGAACTTCGCGATGGGCCCCGTCATCACCATCAACTCCGCGACCTTGGTCAACAAGGGCCTCGAAGTGATCGAGGCGCAGCTTCTCTTCGACGTCCCGATCGAGCGGGTCGACGTCGTCGTACACCCGCAGCAGGCGATCCATTCGATGGTCGAGTTCGTCGACGGTTCGACGATGGCGCAGGCATCCCCGCCGTCGATGGCGATTCCGATTGCGCTGGGGATGGGCTGGCCGGATCGTGTCGTCGACGCGGGCGAGGCGTGCGACTGGACGCGGCCGAGCTCCTGGGACTTCTTCCCGCTCGATGACGAGGCGTTCCCCGCCGTGCGCCTCGCACGTACGGCCGCGGCACACGGGCGCACGGCTCCGGCGGTCTACAACGCCGCGAACGAGGTGTGCGTCGACGCCTTCGTGGCCGGCGAGATCGGTTTTCCCGCCATCGTCGACACCGTGGACTCGGTGCTGCGCGAGCACCTTGGGGGTGACCGCGTACCCTCGGAAGGGGCCCAGTTGAGCGTCGAGGACGTGCTGTCTGCCGACGGATGGGCCCGCGAGACCACGACCGCCATACTGACCGGAAGCCGAGGAGAACGCCCGTGATTTATGCCCTCGGGGTGATCGTCTTCGTCGTCGGCGTGATGGTGTCGATCGCCTTGCACGAGGTCGGCCACATGCTGCCCGCGAAGAAGTTCGGGGTGAAGGTCACGCAGTACTTCGTCGGCTTCGGCAAGACAGTGTGGTCGGTGCGCC
The sequence above is drawn from the Nocardioidaceae bacterium SCSIO 66511 genome and encodes:
- a CDS encoding MFS transporter; amino-acid sequence: MLIERRSPEGDRWWLVAAAGVALFIGQLDSTIVNVALPTLEDEFATSTEVTQWVVLGCALPLIGFALPAGRWVDTVGLRAALTFAVTGFAIASALVGLAPDMAFLIVARVAQGTFGAIMFTLVPVLATVAVSPRAKGRAMAVVMTLGPLGAVSGPALGGIVIDTIGWRWVFFANLPVAVVVVAIGYAQLDAGARLRWPDRATVAQVALLVGAAASVLVALTFGVRQPAWLLLAGLAVPLVIIWLRLDASRPVVELLATPGLRGIHMSLLLEMSAVAAMSFLIPFHLVRDVGSSAAEAGLVMLAMPAVMILAGGPAGAAVDRGDARRVAHRGAWVVTTASAMIVGGAAFGGSLAIAGALALLGLGAAYFAGPSQAAAMGASDAGRLGTTAATTSLARQLGAAAGPAIATTVWTVAGGDETGLLTALAVTVPICLLSAGALGARRPLFEPAEGVVGRRAAR
- the wrbA gene encoding NAD(P)H:quinone oxidoreductase, which codes for MSENVRLAVVYYSATGNVHRLATCVAEGAEKAGADVRLRKVAELAPAHAVAANPDWSWHVESTRDVEEADVDDLTWADAVMFGTPTRYGAMASQLKQFIDVTGPVWQQGLLADKVYGAFGSAGTAHGGHESTLLSLHNVFYHWGGIIVPPGYTDPIQFELGTPYGISHVSGGGAPDETVIEGARYQARRVTETAARLKAGSRVLAA
- the dxr gene encoding 1-deoxy-D-xylulose-5-phosphate reductoisomerase, yielding MQTRRDVIVLGSTGSVGTQALEIVAANPERFRVVGLAAGGGNPELLAQQVVAAGVPAVAVARTSAVQDLQLALYAEAQRRGWSSGEYALPRILAGPDAAADLARETCDVVLNAITGSVGLMPTIAALESGTTLALANKESLIIGGPIVTDLAKPGQIVPVDSEHSAIAQCLRGGRQDEVRRLVLTASGGPFRGRTRAELGDVTVGQAMEHPNFAMGPVITINSATLVNKGLEVIEAQLLFDVPIERVDVVVHPQQAIHSMVEFVDGSTMAQASPPSMAIPIALGMGWPDRVVDAGEACDWTRPSSWDFFPLDDEAFPAVRLARTAAAHGRTAPAVYNAANEVCVDAFVAGEIGFPAIVDTVDSVLREHLGGDRVPSEGAQLSVEDVLSADGWARETTTAILTGSRGERP